The following proteins come from a genomic window of Ailuropoda melanoleuca isolate Jingjing chromosome 2, ASM200744v2, whole genome shotgun sequence:
- the LOC100480863 gene encoding LOW QUALITY PROTEIN: antizyme inhibitor 2 (The sequence of the model RefSeq protein was modified relative to this genomic sequence to represent the inferred CDS: inserted 1 base in 1 codon): MNIPLGNKKGTQGPPGSTWPEELIALGPGESAWQVVLKKIQELSDSDHRDPFMVANLGVLASRHQAFCRALPWVSPFYAVKRNSSIWVLRVLAILGTSFDCASQVELEQVLGLGVAPSRIIYANPCKPVSHIQYAACRGVQLMTFDSEEELTKVAQHHPKARLVLWLWTQDSESTFPLSAKFGATLEVCEHLLQSARALGLAVVGASFHMGSNCQTARSFTQAFADCRRVFEMGRASRHDMSLLDIGGGFPGEEGFEPKFEEMARVINAVLAQDFPVGGGVEIIAEPGHFYAASVCTAAVNIIAKKAVLQPGGHRKLVYXLNEGHYGIFRIFSREPVPRMPIVVKELCSEPPLFPCTLYGPTCDAFDKLFPGELPMPELDVGDWLVLPSMGAYTTTVSSTFNGFLPASVSYAMDPELRCTMVAMAIDGPENEVLLGVSADPGSSWLPRSPCSPQSPFVAPHTFLPEPYLLATQNDPASSR; encoded by the exons ATGAACATTCCCCTTGGGAACAAGAAGGGGACTCAAGGACCCCCTGGAAGCACATGGCCAGAGGAGCTCATCGCGCTGGGGCCTGGGGAATCTGCCTGGCAGGTGGTCCTGAAGAAGATCCAGGAGCTCTCTGATTCA GACCACCGAGACCCCTTCATGGTCGCCAACCTGGGCGTGCTGGCCAGCCGCCATCAGGCCTTCTGCCGCGCCCTGCCATGGGTCTCACCCTTCTACGCGGTGAAGCGCAACAGCAGCATCTGGGTGCTGCGCGTCCTGGCCATCCTGGGCACCAGCTTCGACTGTGCCA GCCAGGTGGAGCTGGAGCAGGTGCTGGGCTTGGGCGTGGCCCCCTCGCGCATCATCTACGCCAACCCCTGCAAGCCTGTCTCCCACATCCAGTACGCTGCCTGCCGGGGGGTGCAGCTCATGACCTTCGACAGCGAGGAGGAGCTGACCAAGGTGGCCCAGCACCACCCCAAGGCCAG GCTGGTCCTCTGGCTGTGGACCCAGGACAGCGAGAGCACGTTCCCCCTGAGCGCCAAGTTCGGGGCCACCCTGGAGGTGTGTGAACACCTGCTCCAGtctgccagggccctggggttgGCGGTGGTCGGGGCCAG CTTCCACATGGGCTCGAACTGCCAGACGGCGCGCTCCTTCACCCAGGCCTTCGCTGACTGCCGGCGCGTGTTCGAGATGGGCCGGGCCTCCAGGCACGACATGAGCCTCCTGGACATCGGAGGGGGCTTCCCGGGAGAGGAGGGCTTCGAGCCTAAGTTTGAGGAG ATGGCAAGAGTGATCAATGCTGTGCTGGCCCAGGACTTCCCCGTGGGGGGCGGCGTTGAGATCATCGCAGAGCCGGGGCACTTCTACGCCGCGTCTGTCTGCACGGCCGCTGTCAACATCATTGCCAAGAAGGCTGTGCTGCAGCCCG GAGGCCACCGCAAGCTGGTGT ACCTCAATGAGGGTCACTACGGCATCTTCCGCATCTTCTCCAGGGAGCCTGTCCCCAGGATGCCCATTGTGGTGAAG GAGCTCTGCTCAGAGCCTCCCCTCTTTCCCTGTACCCTCTATGGTCCCACATGTGATGCCTTTGACAAGCTCTTCCCAGGGGAGCTGCCGATGCCCGAGCTGGATGTGGGTGACTGGCTCGTCTTGCCTTCCATGGGCGCTTACACCACCACCGTGAGCTCCACCTTCAACGGCTTCCTGCCCGCCTCCGTCTCCTATGCCATGGACCCTGAGCTCAG GTGTACCATGGTGGCCATGGCCATAGATGGGCCGGAGAATGAGGTGCTCCTGGGGGTCTCTGCAGACCCAGGCTCCAGCTGGCTACCCCGAAGCCCCTGCAGTCCTCAAAGCCCTTTCGTGGCCCCACATACTTTCCTTCCAGAGCCGTATCTGCTGGCGACTCAGAACGACCCCGCGAGCTCACGATGA